Proteins encoded by one window of Lycium barbarum isolate Lr01 chromosome 11, ASM1917538v2, whole genome shotgun sequence:
- the LOC132619822 gene encoding uncharacterized protein LOC132619822, with product MEIAQNVRPQGALSSDTEKNPKECKTVTLRNGRELEEVPSKNKKKVDAELIPAQRTKDEKSPEKVMQQSERVHINIPLVELLQEVSKYAKYIKDIVANKRHWTKFETVALTKECNSRVRSKIPPKLKDPGRFTISITIGNIEVGLVLCDLDASINLMPTSVFRTLGLGEPRPTTVTLQLADRSLAYPDGIIEDVLMKVGPFILPVDFIILDYEADKNVSLIMGRGFLATVDTVIRVIYGKMSMTIDGQEATFDVLRSTKLPPHYEELKMITVVEPELMNA from the exons ATGGAGATTGCTCAGAATGTCAGACCACAGGGTGCTCTTTCGAGTGATACTGAAAAGAATCCGAAAGAATGCAAAAcagtcaccttgaggaatggcAGAGAACTTGAAGAGGTACCATCAAAGAACAAAAAGAAGGTAGATGCTGAACTCATTCCTGCTCAAAGAACTAAAGATGAAAAGAGTCCTGAGAAAGTCATGCAACAGTCCGAACGT GTACACATCAACATTCCTTTGGTAGAGCTCTTGCAAGAAGTTTCGAAATATGCTAAGTACATCAAGGATATTGTTGCAAATAAGAGGCACTGGACAAAATTTGAGACTGTGGCACTTACTAAGGAATGCAATTCTAGAGTGAGGAGCAAGATTCCACCAAAGCTGAAAGATCCGGGCAGATTCACTATTTCTATAACTATTGGTAATATCGAGGTTGGGCTGGTATTATGTGATTTGGATGCTAGCATTAATCTTATGCCCACCTCTGTGTTCCGAACGTTGGGGTTGGGTGAGCCAAGGCCAACAACAGTAACTTTGCAGTTAGCTGATAGATCTCTTGCATATCCTGATGGTATAATTGAAGATGTTCTTATGAAAGTGGGTCCTTTTATTCTGCCGGTTGATTTTATTATCCTTGATTACGAGGCAGATAAGAATGTTTCTCTTATCATGGGAAGGGGATTCTTAGCGACTGTTGATACGGTTATTCGAGTCATTTATGGGAAGATGTCTATGACAATAGATGGGCAAGAAGCTACTTTTGATGTTTTAAGGTCTACTAAGCTTCCTCCTCATTATGAAGAATTGAAGATGATTACCGTTGTGGAGCCCGAGCTCATGAATGCATAG